A single region of the Mugil cephalus isolate CIBA_MC_2020 chromosome 4, CIBA_Mcephalus_1.1, whole genome shotgun sequence genome encodes:
- the LOC125006644 gene encoding cytokine-inducible SH2-containing protein-like: MVARTVTILHDEEQGGLCCPHSSPPPWDPTEDLRCITTTFQYLQTSGWYWGSISASEAREALLTKSEGTFLVRDSSHPQYMLALSVKTCYGPTSVRIEYNKGCFWLDSISPALPNLQSFPDVHSLILHYTGSNPTSQDKPSRDICPQTKPDPAKHTAKDSGVPLKLMRPLNKPEAFPSLQHLTRLTINRYTNCPNQLPLPKPLLRYLQNYPFSI, translated from the exons ATGGTTGCCCGTACTGTGACCATTTTACATGATGAGGAACAAGGAGGTTTATGCTGCCctcattcttctcctccaccctgGGATCCAACAGAGGACCTCCGCTGCATCACCACCACTTTCCAGTACCTGCAAACCTCAG GTTGGTACTGGGGCTCTATATCAGCGAGTGAAGCTCGGGAGGCCCTCCTGACAAAGTCTGAAGGCACATTCCTGGTGCgtgacagcagccatcctcagtaCATGCTGGCCCTGTCAGTGAAGACCTGCTATGGACCCACCAGTGTGCGTATTGAGTACAACAAAGGTTGTTTCTGGCTAGACTCTATTTCCCCTGCCCTGCCGAACCTGCAGTCCTTCCCAGATGTTCACAGCCTCATACTGCACTACACTGGCTCAAACCCCACGTCACAGGACAAGCCATCTCGTGACATTTGCCCCCAAACAAAGCCTGACCCTGCTAAACACACAGCTAAAGACAGTGGGGTCCCTCTGAAGCTGATGCGTCCATTGAACAAGCCAGAGGCTTTCCCTTCTTTGCAGCACCTGACGCGCCTCACCATCAACAGATACACGAACTGCCCCAACCAGCTGCCGCTCCCAAAGCCTCTGCTGCGCTACCTGCAGAACTATCCCTTCTCCATATGA